Proteins from one Cyclopterus lumpus isolate fCycLum1 chromosome 11, fCycLum1.pri, whole genome shotgun sequence genomic window:
- the smim13 gene encoding small integral membrane protein 13 — MWQSVGLTLLVIVATLVCALLFMLFGWYVVWQLFLSKFKFLRELVGDGSTPQAEPQPSETKSERTAGTTTRNRPRTARQRVTSPESTS, encoded by the exons ATGTGGCAAAGCGTCGGGCTCACGCTGCTGGTCATCGTGGCCACGCTCGTCTGTGCGCTGCTCTTCATGCTGTTCG GTTGGTATGTCGTCTGGCAGCTCTTCCTGTCCAAGTTCAAGTTCCTGCGTGAACTCGTCGGGGACGGCAGCACCCCTCAGGCTGAACCGCAGCCGTCCGAAACCAAGAGCGAGCGCACCGCGGGCACCACGACGCGAAATCGGCCCCGGACCGCACGCCAAAGAGTCACCTCTCCGGAGAGCACTTCATAG
- the si:dkey-206d17.12 gene encoding ribonuclease ZC3H12A — MPPHFSSGDGTLRMETSAEGHVGRAARLRCFKSLEMEEMNADDAFFTSVHPWSKIPNATRLNLPDSDASSWIFPPPLAAPNCSRPPCERMYPSEPDPSPGPQHLEAQLDLFHKLGYSTAQVLAVQQMFGPNTDTDKLLGELVRIGASREAGLGAEPGPVTTMSVLVPTGDLQTVGPTMQLALTVSSPLGREEGSVEEDALRPVVIDGSNVAMSHGNKDVFSCLGIQLAVNFFVDRGHTEITVFVPSWRKEQPRPDVPITDQHILRDLERRKILVFTPSRRVAGKRVVCNDDCFIVKLGYESDGIIVSNDMYRDLQGEKPEWKRFIEERLLMYSFVNNKFMPPDDPLGRHGPTLENFLRRFPKTAKKQPCPYGKKCTYGIKCKFHHPERAKQSNRLVADELRENAKHPSQSSARSSPVPGQSLALLEDMAKKLTLGHESGSLKKDHKHEQLKASHQFSKRATSRKEKTGQNPSSDHGSGRQSGSQEQLDSGLGSIDSQPTEAPWSVCDHQYGPMYRSSQHSVRQQYCPPCSCCSHGPSSRGTAPAFQHPNQHYSLGLVNSQSADMIPYPPHYASYGAHSVGMSAYSQPTDFQRSRVHGHHHQQRQYWSDPSGDHPLGVRSLPGERSHWEPARGTSPHGEEREVVRKKLLAIFSVQLVDVAMDSFPQLMDPQMLVAEILKLQSQNRSQR, encoded by the exons atGCCGCCGCATTTCAGCAGCGGCGACGGGACTCTTCGCATGGAAACATCGGCGGAGGGACACGTTGGCCGTGCGGCTCGTTTGAGGTGTTTTAAG TCGCTTGAAATGGAAGAGATGAATGCTGATGATGCATTCTTCACATCTGTTCACCCGTGGAGTAAAATCCCCAACGCCACCCGTCTGAACCTCCCGGACTCTGACGCTTCTTCATGGATCTTCCCTCCACCCCTCGCGGCTCCAAACTGCTCCCGTCCCCCCTGTGAGAGAATGTACCCCAGCGAACCCGACCCCTCCCCGGGCCCCCAGCACCTGGAGGCCCAGCTGGACTTGTTCCACAAGCTCGGGTACTCCACAGCTCAGGTTCTGGCCGTTCAGCAGATGTTCGGCCCCAACACGGACACAGACAAACTCCTCGGGGAGCTGGTTAGGATCGGGGCCAGCCGGGAGGCCGGCTTGGGGGCCGAGCCGGGGCCCGTGACCACGATGTCGGTGCTGGTGCCCACAGGGGACCTCCAGACCGTGGGCCCCACGATGCAGCTGGCCCTTACCGTGTCATCTCCTCTGGGCAGAGAGGAGGGCAGCGTGGAGGAGGACGCTCTGAGACCCGTTGTTATAGATGGAAGCAACGTGGCCATGAG CCACGGGAACAAGGATGTTTTCTCTTGTCTGGGAATCCAGCTGGCAGTGAACTTCTTCGTGGACAGAGGCCACACCGAAATCACCGTGTTCGTTCCCTCGTGGAGGAAGGAGCAGCCCCGGCCAGATGTTCCCATAACAG ATCAGCACATTCTGCGAGACCTGGAGCGGAGGAAGATACTTGTGTTCACACCGTCGAGACGCGTCGCGGGAAAACGGGTCGTCTGTAACGACGACTGCTTCATCGTCAAGCTGGGCTACGAGTCTGACGGCATCATCGTGTCCAACGACATGTACCGGGACCTGCAGGGAGAGAAGCCAGAGTGGAAACGCTTCATCGAGGAGCGGCTGCTCATGTACTCTTTTGTCAACAACAA GTTTATGCCTCCTGATGACCCTCTGGGCCGCCACGGGCCCACCCTGGAGAACTTCCTGCGAAGGTTTCCTAAGACTGCGAAGAAACAGCCATGTCCTTATG GAAAGAAATGCACTTACGGAATCAAATGTAAATTCCACCATCCTGAGCGAGCCAAACAGTCCAACCGCCTGGTTGCCGATGAGCTTCGGGAGAACGCCAAGCACCCGTCACAATCCTCAGCTCGCTCCAGTCCCGTGCCTGGACAGAGCCTCGCGCTGCTGGAGGACATGGCAAAGAAACTGACTCTGGGACATGAGAGCGGCTCCTTAAAGAAAGACCATAAACACGAACAGTTGAAGGCCAGTCACCAATTCAGCAAGAGAGCCACATCCAGAAAGGAGAAGACCGGCCAAAACCCGTCTTCTGACCATGGCTCGGGGCGGCAGAGTGGCTCTCAGGAGCAGCTGGACTCTGGTTTAGGCTCAATAGACAGTCAGCCAACAGAGGCTCCTTGGAGTGTGTGTGACCACCAGTATGGGCCGATGTACAGGAGCTCCCAGCACAGTGTGAGACAACAGTACTGCCCTCCGTGCAGCTGCTGCTCGCATGGCCCTTCCTCTCGGGGGACCGCGCCAGCTTTCCAGCACCCCAACCAGCATTACAGCCTCGGGCTTGTCAACAGCCAGAGCGCTGATATGATTCCCTACCCGCCTCACTATGCCAGCTACGGTGCACACTCAGTCGGCATGTCTGCATACAGTCAGCCGACAGACTTCCAGCGCAGCAGAGTCCAcggccaccaccaccagcagcggCAGTACTGGTCCGATCCGTCCGGGGATCATCCCCTGGGGGTCCGCAGCCTGCCGGGGGAGCGATCTCACTGGGAGCCTGCACGGGGGACGAGTCCCCACGGCGAGGAGAGGGAGGTCGTCCGGAAGAAGCTCCTCGCTATCTTCAGCGTCCAATTGGTGGACGTGGCCATGGACTCGTTTCCTCAGCTGATGGATCCCCAGATGCTGGTTGCTGAGATCCTCAAGCTGCAGAGTCAGAACAGGTCGCAGAGATGA